From the genome of Clavelina lepadiformis chromosome 2, kaClaLepa1.1, whole genome shotgun sequence:
CTAATTCAAATGTGTtattatgtaaaaaaaatgaaCTATCCAGCATGGAACATGGCACAAATCACAAGTTGGAATTCCTTGGATAACCCTGTGTATCAAAGTATTTACCTTTGGACTGATGGTTCTTCAGTCCTCACCGCTGAAGCTCGTTTCATCGAAAAAATGTTTGGAATGTTATTCCACTAATACTtctttatttgatttcttgAACTATTATTATGGTATTGCACGACATGGAAACTGTCTATTGGAATCAATAAATAGGAAGAAACGTCGTTAATACCTTGCCCAAGAGCATTACATGGTTTCATGGCTGACGTTTTTAACCCTGACTACacttcattttcttttgactgtttgttttataaagtcaTGTATAAACAAATATACTGCATTTCACAtaagtaatattttttacaaaaatagctATAGATGATAAAACACCCACTTATGAACTGAAGAGTTACCTAATTAATAACCTATATCAATACAATCATAGTTTTCGAGTTGatacatttttatgtcaactatgaatattataaaatatgGAAGAGATAAAGGTACCATTTGACCCTATACCTTTTCCCATATCACATCCGTGATCATAAAACTATAGAAAATATCTCGtatagaaaaaaatcatttgaaaaCCTTAGTCATGtgcttgaaaaaattttattttatcagatACTTAATTGTTACAAGAAAGGATGCACATGCATGACCTATGTATTATTATTGCTGTTATGGTATACTTACCTTGACTGTATAGTTTACATCTATCAAGTTATACAGAAATAGCATTAGGGCATTTACCATCTCAAGATATAGCGCGATAACATATTCCCAAATGTTATGGGACATATGATTCATGAGCTTCTGACCACGTAAATACATAATACACAATAAATGAATaacatgaaaaacttttttacagcAAGTTATACTCTTCTAGTTTCTTGACAGTGATTCAGCGATATTTTGATGCTTCCAGTAGTTATGTTACTTAATTTCTGACTTAAGTtgtttcatattattttttagattACGCACAACACAAAACTTGTTGTGTTTATTGCTTTGATTTCTAGTGATTCTCATCTTTAGATTCGTAAAGAACGTTTTCATTACACTGAAATAcgtatttttatttggtatCACTTTAATTGTATCGTAtagttttgtattgttttacaaattgttttatcgtagtatttatttttcggttgaagtttttatttgtactGTGTTATTTTACTTCCACTCTTTCCATTTGTTTGAGCCTAAGCCTTTTCCCCTTCATTCCACTTTATTCCAATTCCCCGCTGGTCCATAATTGATTTTGTGTTTCACGGAGTGACGTATTAATTGCGGAGTATATGGCGAGTTTATTGTTTGAGGTACGATTCATTCTATATATTTGGCCGGGTGGGGGacaattgttttatcttttgatTGAAAATAAGTACTTTTAGTGAACCCCTGGctagttttgattttgtttatattttaatgcTTTTCAATATATAAAACATCCGGATAGTTTGTGCGAGTCACGGAATTGCAGTCATAATTTAGTCAACCATTCTCTATAGAGCCAGGTAATAGCtgacaaacttatttgtatcacttataaaaaaaaatacattacaatGTGAATGATCTTAGAAgatgttcattttattttttgaattaatgATTCTATAAAACTGGACGATAAATTTATTCAGATACATCAAAAAACTTGCCTTGTAGTATTTTCTGGAATTTTCCAAAGGTTCTTCTCATGTTTTGAGCATGTATTCACATTGCTatcaaattataattcgtACCATAACCATTTATTTTATCACCATTGCGCAATATGCGTTTCGCGATCGTCATACTCTGAAATCTTTTGCCTCTGGCTACTTTCCAAGCTTTCAAGGAAAAGTATGAAACGAAAACTTATATTCACAATCGATCAGCATGATGATAGTATAAAAAATAGACATTCATTTCTATTGGAACTATACTCACAAATATATCAAATTGAAACGTTGAGGTCTGTAAACACacgcacacacacacacaaatCCAGTATActtgtgatttttttttttaacaagttCAGTGATAATACAACACACTGATTTGGATATTTTAGTATAGTGCTCCCCCCTACGAGTCCCACCTTCATTTACCTTCAACCTTCAACCGGCGAGTTTCACCGCCACCGCCATTCACCGTCAACCGTGAACCGCCAACCGCCAACCGCCAACCGCCAACCGCCAAGTGTCATTCTCACTTTTCTTGTACATATGCCTCTTGCGTGGTGGTGCTATGAAACGaaaaactatgacgtcactttgaCACTTGGCGGTTGGCGGTTGGCGGTTCACGGTTGACGGTGAATGGCGGTGGCGGTGAAACTCGCCGGTTGAAGGTTGAAGGTAAATGAAGGTGGGACTCGTAGGGGGGAGCACTATACTAAAATATCCAAATCAGTGTGTTGTATTATCACTGAAcctgttaaaaaaaaaaaatcacaagTATACTGGATTTGTGTGTGTGTGGGTGCGTGTGTTTACAGACCTCAACGTTTCAATTTGATATATTTGTGAGTATAGTTCCAATAGAAATGAATGTCTATTTTTTATACTATCATCATGCTGATCGATTGTGAATATAAGTTTTCGTTTCATACTTTTCCTTGAAAGCTTGGAAAGTAGCCAGAGGCAAAAGATTTCAGGGTATGACGATCGCGAAACGCATATTGCGCAATGGTGATAAAATAAATGGTTATGGTacgaattataatttgatAGCAATGTGAATACATGCTCAAAACATGAGAAGAACCTTTGGAAAATTCCAGAAAATACTACAAGGCAAGTTTTTTGATGTATCTGAATAAATTTATCGTCCAGTTTTATAGAATcattaattcaaaaaataaaatgaacatcTTCTAAGACcattcacattgaaatgtagttttttttttataagtgatacaaataagtttgtcaGCTATTACCTGGCTCTATAGAGAATGGTTGACTAAATTATGACTGCAATTCCGTGACTCGCACAAACTATCCGGATGTTTTATATATTGAAAAgcattaaaatataaacaaaatcaaaactagCCAGGGGTTCACTAAAAGTACTTATTTTCAgtcaaaagataaaacaattgtCCCCCACCCGGCCAAATATATAGAATGAATCGTACCTCAAACAATAAACTCGCCATATACTCCGCAATTAATACGTCACTCCGTGAAACACAAAATCAATTATGGACCAGCGGGGAATTGGAATAAAGTGGAATGAAGGGGAAAAGGCTTAGGCTCAAACAAATGGAAAGAGTGGAAGTAAAATAACACagtacaaataaaaacttcaaccgaaaaataaatactacgataaaacaatttgtaaaacaatacaaaactaTACGATACAATTAAAGTGataccaaataaaaatacgTATTTCAGTGTAATGAAAACGTTCTTTACGAATCTAAAGATGAGAATCACTAGAAATCAAAGCAATAAACACAACAAGTTTTGTGTTGTGCGTaatctaaaaaataatatgaaacaACTTAAGTCAGAAATTAAGTAACATAACTACTGGAAGCATCAAAATATCGCTGAATCACTGTCAAGAAACTAGAAGAGTATAACTTgctgtaaaaaagtttttcatgttATTCATTTATTGTGTATTATGTATTTACGTGGTCAGAAGCTCATGAATCATATGTCCCATAACATTTGGGAATATGTTATCGCGCTATATCTTGAGATGGTAAATGCCCTAATGCTATTTCTGTATAACTTGATAGATGTAAACTATACAGTCAAGGTAAGTATACCATAACAGCAATAATAATACATAGGTCATGCATGTGCATCCTTTCTTGTAACAATTAAGTatctgataaaataaaaatttttcaagcaCATGACTAAGGttttcaaatgatttttttctataCGAGATATTTTCTATAGTTTTATGATCACGGATGTGATATGGGAAAAGGTATAGGGTCAAATGGTACCTTTATCTCTTCcatattttataatattcatagttgacataaaaatgtatCAACTCGAAAACTATGATTGTATTGATATAGGTTATTAATTAGGTAACTCTTCAGTTCATAAGTGGGTGTTTTATCATCTATagctatttttgtaaaaaatattacttaTGTGAAATGCAGTATATTTGTTTATACAtgactttataaaacaaacagtcaaaagaaaatgaagtGTAGTCAGGGTTAAAAACGTCAGCCATGAAACCATGTAATGCTCTTGGGCAAGGTATTAACGACGTTTCTTCCTATTTATTGATTCCAATAGACAGTTTCCATGTCGTGCAATACCATAATAATAGTTcaagaaatcaaataaagaAGTATTAGTGGAATCACATTCCAAACATTTTTTCGATGAAACGAGCTTCAGCGGTGAGGACTGAAGAACCATCAGTCCAAAGGTAAATACTTTGATACACAGGGTTATCCAAGGAATTCCAACTTGTGATTTGTGCCATGTTCCATGCTGGATAGttcattttttttacataataACACATTTGAATTAGAAAACTTTGCTACGTTACATTTGCATTTTGATTCACATGTATaagaatatttattattattgacgTCACgtagcaaaaacaaaattgggTAGATATACAAACTACAATAATATGATCATGGAAAAGAAAACGTTTCCCCTGGATAACCCTGTCCATACAAGATCCCATACCATACCATTTTGTGTAAAGGATATAGACCTTTATAAACACATCAAAATCCTTTcgtattgcattttttgagtGAGCTTTGTGTTCTTGATTTTatatacattaattttataacatattttGTATATAGTTAGgaagaaaatgaaatatttttaaagtaagTTTTACATGTTTCAGAAGTTGCAATGTTTTCCCTACCCAGTGATTGCGTATATAGGTGTTTTCAAATGTGTGGGTTGTACACAACGTTTTGCTTACGTTATTTACATTGCGGGTGTCAACACACTTATTCTTTTGTTACTGATTAAAAACCTTTACTTTATAATGATTTGTTGTATTCGTATAGTGAAAAGTTTACCTCGAAGTGGTATCaaggaaaataacaaaaaagctaacataattatttcatggttcaatttgcattgtaaaacgGCCCATAGATAAACCGGTTTCtgctttgttgaaaattatcaATGAGTTTTATTGCTTACAGATTAAGAACAGTGTATATCAAGAGAAAAGTTGATAAGAAAGTGATAAAACAGTTCACAACTATcacttttgttaaagttttctttATAGGTTATCTGTTTGACTGGTGTGAAGCTGGTTACCGGTACCCTGATTACTTCTGGGGTTACTTATTCACATGGCTTACTCATATAATTACTTTCTATCTGCTTTAAAccattattttaaaagaaaattgtaaaaaattaatcCAAATAGAtttatattaatttaattggattcgatttgacaaaattttaacattttatggtgTAAATACGACAAACCATGACACGTTTCATGTTGATTTATGTCTATTCTACACTTTTTTCCTTGGATTTAACGTTTAAACATAGAACACAACgattataaaatgtatcaTACCAAAAGGTGTTtaggaaaaatatgtttatttttaatgagtTTTAACATattgaagtgtttcattttgtaCTTTGGTGATagaatttattaattttgacggaattttaacattttatggtgTAAACACGATAAACCGTGACACATTTCATATTAATTTATGTCGGTTCTACACTTTTTCCTTAtggttttaacatttaaattgttaaatatataacacaaagattataaaatgtatcaaaCCAAATAGTGTTTAGgtaaaatatctttattgtTAATGTGTTTTAACATGttgaagtattttattttttactttggtGAATagaatttgttatttttacaaaattttaacattttatggtgTAAATACGACAAACCATGACACGCTTCCTATTGATTTATGTctattttatactttttcctTGGATTTAACGTTTAAATTACACAGAATAAAAAAGATTATGAATTGTTTCATACCAAACAGTGTTTAGgaaatatatgtttatttttaatgtgttttaacgtgttgaagtgtttcatttttccTTTTGGTGTgtagaatttgttaatttgataaaattttaataatttatggTGTTAATACGACAAAACGTGACACGTTTCATGTTGATTTATGTCTGCTCTATACTTTTCTCTTGTGGATTTAacgtttaaattgttaaacatagaacacaaagattataaaatgtatcaaaCCAAACAGTGTTTAGGAAATATATCTTTATTTTCAATGAGTTTTAACGTATTGaagtatttcatttttcactttgatgtatagaatttgttaatttgataaaattttaacattttacgGTGTAAACACGATAAACTGTGAAACTTTTCATATTCATTTAGGATttgatttgataaaattttaacatcaaagattataaaatgtatcaTAACAAATATTGTTTAGGAAAagtatgtttattttaatgatttttgttaaaacacaACTTATAAGTTAAGTTGACTTAGGAAAAATGAGTAGAAATCATTTCTTTCGGTTTGAATGCATTCTTTTCGAAAGTCGAGAATGTATGAATATGATCAGTGGAATAAGTTTAAATGACTTAATTAATTCAaccaaagtaagaaaatttttatagttttttctATACCTAACGAAACACAGTCTTAGTTTTATTCCATATGCTTTAAGATTTCTTCGCATTAACCAATTACACGTGTTCAGTATAGATTTATATCTCAAACtctattattttatcatatagtttacagaGAAATCGAATGTTATTGTGATTCTTTCTGTGTCTGTTGAAGTTATAGATATAGAAtgtaataaattgtttatcgcaaacattacattgatACGTAACACAAGGTATTTCCCTAAGCAACCTATCCTATATAAATATAGACTGTTCTAGCATAGTAATATAGAATAGAAGTAATAGTAATATAATATAGTAAGATCCAATATTATTCATTATTGATGTGAATTAAGTTTGCTCACCCTGATTTTAACTGATTACAccataaaattataataatagtAACATATGCTAGCTTGCCTGTTCAATTATATCGCGACACCAGCTTTTTTTCGAAACGTGATAGTACTCGGGATAGTATTATATCCGGTTTATTTCGCATTGTAACGTACCCGAATCACCTTATTGCATCACAACTGTGTAATCATTCACTTTTTAACCTGTCACTCAAGTAAAATATGTATCTGGATGCAAGTGACTTCCTGTCACTAGCTCAAAAACGTGACAGATTTTATAACCAACTGTTGTCAACAAGCTGTTTTGCTataaccaaaacaaattaggaatctctttggtacaaaatggtatcgtaagtTGACAAAAtacccaaaataaggacaaaagtgcccacctccgccctaaaaataaggacgaaagtgaaaagaaggacatttcttagaaataaggataaacatattttccaagacacggacctttaaaataaggacaaatcttataaataaggacggtatggtaACCCTGATTATAACAATAGTAACATATGCTAGCTTGCCTGTTCAATTATATCCCGACACCAGCTTTTTCTCGAAACGTGATAGTACTCGGGTCAGTATTATATCCGGTTTATTTCGCATTGTAACGTACCCGAATCACCTTATTGCATCACAACTGTGTAATCATTTACTTTTTAACCTGTCACTCAAGTAAAATATGTATCCGAATGCTAGTGACTTCCTGTCACTAGCTCAAAAACGTGACAGATTTTATAACCAACTGTTGCCAACAAGCTGTTTTGCTATAACTAAAACAAATTAGGATAGATTACGCGGGTAAGTCAGGACTTGTTAATAGAATGTTCACATTCTCTAGATGAATCCAATTGGTTCACATGGTATTATGCTTCTGAAACTATGACGTAACTAACTTTTCATTAGATATTCACCAAAGATGTTCACCCTTTAGAAATAATTTGTATCACTATGACATCACTTTTCTTTTCTATCATACACTATGACATAACTGATTCTTTCATTACTTGTATATCCACAAAAAACCAAGAAATATCACTTTAGAAATAACAACTTTCATTATTTCACTTTTCTTGTGATGCAACACACAGTATTACGCTTTTGAAACTATGATGTACCTTTTCCATTACATAAAAGATATTCAAGTTTCTGATGTCACAAAAAACTCATACATTTCTAAAAACTCGGTTGCAAAAGCTGATACATTTGAAAAACTCGACCGGCGGATGGCGCACCGGCGGCGAAATAGCGGCGGCGAAATGGCGGCGAATGGCGGTAAGAGTCCTGAGGTGTCAACACTATACTACTGGCTGCCTTCCACCTGTACAACAAGGAGGTACAACGTGAGATCAACATCACTGTTGATGGACGTCCTCTCCCTTTCACTGCCGAACCAACATACCTTGGCTTAAAGCTGGACAGGGCACTCACGTTTCGTCGACACCTGGAGTCACTTCgcaaaaaattaacaacacGCGTTGGGCTTTTGAGACGACTGGCAGGATCTAGCCAGGGTGCTGGATGCATAACACTTCGCATAGCCACCCTGGCTTTGGTCCATTCTTCAGCCGAGTACTGCACACCTGTTTGGTGTCGTAGTGCTCACACTCGTCTCATAGACAAGCCGATTAATGACGCTCTTCGCTTAGTGACTGGATGCCTACGCCCCACACCAACAGACAACTTGTTTGTCCTAGCAGGTATCCATCCATCTGAGCTTCGCCGCAAGAGAGCCACACTGTCTCTAGCACGCCGAGCACTGGAGCCTGGGCATCTTCTGCATGACCGGCTCCTGTCTCCTCCACTTAGAGGACATCGGCAGCTTAAGTCGAGGCACCCATTTTTCCCTGCTGCTTTAGACTTACTGGATGACTTCAACCAGTCAAGCACCAATGTGGCAAGCTGGGCGGATTACAAATGGAGCATGGAGTGGCAAGAAAATCCCTCCAGACTCCATGGTTTTATTCCGGAGGCCAGCACATCACCACCGGGAATGCATTTTCCCAGGTGTGCTTGGACTAAACTCAATCACCTTCGAACTGGCGTTGGCCTCTTCCGCTCAACCATGCACAAATGGGGCATGGCTCCATCTTCGGCCTGTGAGTGTGGTGCAGAAGAGCAGACTGCAGAccacgtcataacatcttgtccGACATACCGCCATCCTTGTGGGAACCGTGGTCTgacaacaatggatgaaaacctggtcaGCTGGCTGACAAACACCTGCCCCACAATATGAGGTCTTTGTTCTCTCTCTGAAACTAAAGAACCATCTACTccacacgaagaagaagaagatgcAGCTTATTTTGGAAAAGGgattgcaaaaaatttgacACTTAGGTAGAagatttttgttaaacttttctgCATGTATAAATCTGTGAGGATAAAGGTAtactaaaataaacaaatcgAATACAATATAGAATTCTTATTTGCAGACATCTGCTTTACGAAACATGACGTTAATGATAGATAACATTGCGTACCGATAACTtcctgttttccgttttaagtcgtgacatGAAAATCGCGCCTGCCCATCTTGCGTTTAATATACAcagttgttcaatgcattAAGTCTACTAAGATCAACACTGTaacatggacgtctttatgctgttgctgtgctaaTGATTTGTGAAAATGTAATCGTTCAATAACACCAAGTTCTAGTAACTTGTTGATCTTTTGCTTGAGTATTTTTTCTTTCTCCGGGGACATTCGATAAGGTCTACACCTTATGGGTTCACCTTTCGTTATAATGTGATGAACAGCATTCTTTATAGGACACTTAGAGTAAATAGACACATCAAAAACACTGGGATAACTATTAGCAAAATATGCAAGCAAGCGATCCGATGTGACGTCAACATTTGCAGGATTTGAAAAAGAAAGCACAGCatcatgacaaaattttgaagaaGAAAGCAACTCAGGCGTGATGTCAGCTGTGACGTGATCATTTTCACGTGATTGAATCAAAAGTTTAGCAGTGAGACCAACACTCAGACCAAAATGAATCAAAAAATCGGAACCAATGATAGAATAAGCTATATCACTATACTCAATTCAAAATGCCACGAAAATGTGTTATTCAGGTTTAATGAAACCTTCATAGGCTTATTGCCTTTTATCACAATACGTGAGCGAATAATTGCATTATAAATCTTTTGCTATTCTTTTCGTTTCTTCACTCAAAATTATTGACGATAAAGCAAAAATGATAATAGATGAGCGTaaaacttttgtatttttaatagGACAAATGAATGGCTGAAAAACAGTCGACAGTTTGATATGTGGGTTGGAGTTTCTGTGGCGCCGAATGCAAAGCACATCGGTGAAAAAGATGGCCTTAAGTCAGTACTTGAAATAAATGTGTCGGAATATCAGGATGAGAAGACTGGTGAAAGAATATTTGCCAATGCCCAAATTCCGTTATTGCATATTCTTATCAAGGCGGTGAAAAGCACCAAATCAAATTTGTGAAgcaaatcgatttattctatatGTTATAAAATCCGTAATTAACATTGTGATACGCCTTGCCGCGTGAATCTGTTATTTTGCAAACCTGTTAATAACTGTAAACTAAGTTTCTAATcgtaaaaaactttttttgaaattttga
Proteins encoded in this window:
- the LOC143444932 gene encoding uncharacterized protein LOC143444932, which codes for MAANGGKSPEVSTLYYWLPSTCTTRRRLAGSSQGAGCITLRIATLALVHSSAEYCTPVWCRSAHTRLIDKPINDALRLVTGCLRPTPTDNLFVLAGIHPSELRRKRATLSLARRALEPGHLLHDRLLSPPLRGHRQLKSRHPFFPAALDLLDDFNQSSTNVASWADYKWSMEWQENPSRLHGFIPEASTSPPGMHFPRCAWTKLNHLRTGVGLFRSTMHKWGMAPSSACECGAEEQTADHVITSCPTYRHPCGNRGLTTMDENLVSWLTNTCPTI